The proteins below come from a single Xiphophorus hellerii strain 12219 chromosome 14, Xiphophorus_hellerii-4.1, whole genome shotgun sequence genomic window:
- the LOC116733486 gene encoding uncharacterized protein LOC116733486, whose amino-acid sequence MPGERHCLQSAAAQLLNMTAETHENTTATIFTPFFRESYKLWRKPSVMSGNFVLFSRLFVGICAAVILIVMCSHAAGASPAVPIIQKTVKYRILRRLSPEQQVPSLAGQLGEEQEVQTPADALLIGNHQSYPVHFTQGSFSYSQNSLDKTRPRVKIIKLQRGGMMRPASSIFTTHSPYKGPGFDESRIPDNSLPQKDENTENMYNSNINWIKYPKKPGSEGGIPMTPLSKVDEDKSARKLNSVFPSQAGRLQSAQLLTQRGLGSDFLETNLLPTVRVQSGAGRMQLKNFFDFTDQFWGGAQSLSNSLSVIKRNPSQEKPTSISKFPQNQNSVSSKEMLEHNNIQSYLFKESPAQIYTVKNVGQKAFRGQRNTANWAPKQSLSGTQEKSRFISNLNHFTRTDPKKEESGAQIGFGRRQVIFYPTPHKAAAPTPGFLHPVSENKNRQNLVSAVHSQDSRKAFGVLQDRVNVTLRELRQECTAGQSVERFHRLDGLTNPERKPEETSGLSSAERTQCTLDKGVDTGFKFSNAYPLSQKYGFGQRRPAATTTTPAKLGMVKMSPPSPVTQVSSTTTVQPFTSMLKSQQPETGASMNRNENRFRPYKGRFGLEGYGSQPLEGAKALPQSADSPVKPKPSFKRLELRSSEVSRPKPIMIYRLYNQRDKEPGSSGDFKMPPKIARADGSISRFTSNKAHILQRFLPSKNRTVGTDSRTSWKYPAWISPIVSSSLYLSSLEQSTDELKPKAADGNKPAAEEVPKFRTLTSRTVRGKRVKLTQTGSRKFLRPIAINSTGNSVIRRLPRVKAVTYEDVLGSASFSSVRSPGRHQDRFPNVTTVRGEGWSSKSDDVKNMSGSPKANVTNEETASVYRKEEADNEVETSDLFFESEGSGNLDLSDVLSTASENGPAGNDLLELDYLRKSTGNVSFKSLSKSHLEQQ is encoded by the exons ATGCCAGGTGAACGGCATTGCCTccaatcagcagcagcacagcTTCTCAACATGACAGCAGAGACGCATGAAAACACGACTGCTACTATTTTTACGCCTTTCTTTAGAGAATCATACAAACTCTGGCGGAAGCCGTCAGTCATGTCTGGCAACTTTGTTCTCTTCTCAAG gCTCTTTGTGGGGATCTGTGCTGCTGTCATACTGATTGTCATGTGTTCACACGCTGCAGGAG ccaGTCCAGCAGTACCTATAATCCAAAAGACGGTGAAGTACAGGATCCTGAGACGACTCAGTCCTGAGCAGCAGGTTCCCTCCTTAGCTGGTCAGCTGGGCGAAGAACAAGAAGTCCAAACACCAGCGGACGCCCTGTTGATCGGCAATCATCAGTCCTATCCTGTGCACTTTACTCAAGGTAGCTTTAGTTACAGTCAGAACAGCCTTGATAAGACGCGGCCTCGagtgaaaataatcaaactacAGAGAGGTGGAATGATGAGGCCAGCAAGCAGCATTTTCACCACTCATTCCCCGTACAAAGGACCAGGATTTGATGAATCCAGAATTCCTGACAACAGTCTTCCTCAGAAagatgaaaacactgaaaatatgtACAACTCTAACATTAACTGGATTAAATATCCAAAGAAACCTGGCAGCGAAGGAGGAATCCCAATGACTCCCCTATCAAAGGTAGATGAAGACAAGTCTGCAAGAAAGTTGAATTCTGTTTTTCCTTCCCAGGCAGGTAGACTTCAGAGTGCTCAACTTCTAACCCAAAGGGGGCTTGGCAGTGACTTTTTGGAAACAAATCTGCTTCCCACGGTCAGAGTCCAGAGCGGTGCCGGTAGGATGCAACTAAAAAACTTCTTTGACTTTACAGATCAGTTTTGGGGTGGTGCTCAATCTCTCAGCAACAGTTTAAGCGTTATTAAACGAAACCCAAGCCAAGAAAAGCCAACATCCATCTCAAAATTTCCACAGAACCAAAACTCTGTAAGCAGTAAAGAAATGCTGGAACACAATAACATCCAGTCGTATCTCTTTAAAGAATCTCCAGCTCAGATTTACACCGTGAAGAATGTTGGGCAAAAAGCTTTTAGAGGACAGAGAAATACTGCTAATTGGGCCCCGAAACAAAGCCTTTCTGGGACACAAGAGAAAAGTAGATTTATTTCTAATCTCAATCATTTTACCAGAACAGACCCAAAGAAGGAGGAATCTGGAGCCCAAATTGGTTTTGGTAGACGTCAGGTCATTTTCTATCCCACTCCACACAAGGCTGCTGCCCCTACACCAGGTTTTCTGCATCCTGTTTCAGAGAACAAGAATCGGCAAAATCTTGTCTCTGCAGTTCATTCTCAAGATAGCAGAAAGGCATTTGGTGTACTCCAAGACAGAGTCAACGTGACTTTAAGAGAGCTGAGACAGGAGTGCACAGCAGGTCAGTCTGTTGAAAGATTTCATCGCCTCGATGGGCTCACCAACCCTGAGAGGAAACCTGAGGAGACGTCTGGTCTGTCCTCTGCAGAGAGAACACAGTGCACCCTGGATAAAGGAGTAGACACTGGGTTTAAATTTTCAAATGCTTATCCTTTATCACAAAAGTACGGCTTTGGCCAGAGAAGACCTGCTGCTACAACTACCACACCAGCTAAACTGGGCATGGTAAAAATGAGTCCACCTTCTCCTGTAACCCAAGTCAGCAGTACAACCACTGTTCAACCCTTCACGTCAATGCTCAAAAGTCAGCAGCCTGAAACCGGGGCAAGCATGAACAGAAATGAGAACAGATTCAGGCCCTACAAGGGAAGGTTTGGTCTAGAAGGATATGGCAGCCAACCACTTGAGGGAGCCAAAGCTTTACCTCAGAGCGCAGACTCACCCGTCAAACCCAAACCAAGTTTCAAAAGGCTTGAACTCAGGAGCTCTGAGGTCTCCAGACCCAAACCCATCATGATTTACAGATTGTACAATCAAAGAGACAAGGAGCCAGGTAGCAGTGGTGACTTTAAAATGCCTCCAAAAATTGCAAGAGCAGATGGCTCAATCTCAAGATTTACATCCAACAAGGCCCACATTCTTCAGAGGTTTCTGCCCAGTAAAAACCGAACTGTAGGCACTGACAGCAGAACCAGCTGGAAATATCCAGCATGGATTTCTCCAATAGTCTCTTCATCTCTTTATCTGAGCTCACTAGAGCAGTCCACAGATGAACTGAAACCGAAAGCAGCTGACGGAAACAAACCTGCCGCAGAGGAGGTGCCTAAGTTCAGGACCCTCACCAGCCGCACAGTGAGGGGCAAACGGGTGAAGCTGACCCAAACTGGCAGCAGAAAGTTCCTCAGACCCATCGCCATCAATTCAACGGGCAACTCAGTCATACGCAGGCTGCCCAGGGTGAAAGCCGTCACGTATGAGGACGTCCTGGGAAGTGCTTCGTTCAGCAGTGTGAGGTCTCCGGGTCGTCATCAGGATCGTTTCCCAAACGTGACGACTGTTCGGGGAGAAGGCTGGAGCTCAAAATCAGATGATGTCAAGAACATGAGCGGAAGTCCTAAAGCAAACGTCACCAACGAGGAGACGGCGAGTGTTTATAGGAAGGAAgaagcagacaatgaagtagAAACGTCAGATTTGTTTTTCGAGAGTGAAGGAAGTGGAAATTTGGATTTGTCTGACGTTTTATCAACCGCCTCAGAGAACGGGCCAGCAGGAAATGATCTGCTGGAGCTCGACTACCTCCGAAAATCCACTGGCAACGTCTCCTTCAAATCACTGAGTAAATCACATCTGGAGCAGCAATAG
- the LOC116733487 gene encoding RING finger protein 227, translating to MISEIECGVCYRTYNAARRCPRELHCKHTFCESCLRALSRPLLPGADRSIDCPLCRHSTPLTAEGNIRTELRVDESALERLMTAGVLDREEDPDDEEEEEKEEGGEAPECEREVPEAEAEESDSSAGLRGGRLRRSWTKVWRKISGKSSQQRPNDCMTTDDLRNMAMMSCHMF from the exons ATGATCTCAGAGATTGAGTGCGGAGTTTGTTACCGGACCTACAACGCGGCTCGCCGCTGTCCACGGGAGCTCCACTGTAAGCACACCTTCTGCGAGAGCTGCCTCCGGGCTTTGAGCCGCCCGCTGCTGCCGGGGGCGGACCGGTCAATAGATTGCCCGCTATGCCGACACAGCACCCCGCTGACCGCAGAGGGGAACATCAGGACCGAGCTGAGGGTGGATGAGTCCGCCCTGGAGCGGCTGATGACCGCGGGGGTCCTAGACCGGGAGGAGGACCCGgacgacgaggaggaggaggagaaggaggagggcGGAGAAGCTCCAGAGTGTGAGAGGGAAGTCCCAGAGGCTGAAGCCGAGGAAAGTGACTCCTCTGCGGGGCTCAGAGGTGGGAGGCTCCGGCGGTCCTGGACCAAAGTTTGGAGGAAGATAAGCGGCAAGAGCTCTCAACAGAGACCAAATG ATTGCATGACCACTGATGACCTGAGGAACATGGCCATGATGTCCTGCCACATGTTCTGA
- the LOC116732188 gene encoding E3 ubiquitin-protein ligase RNF152, with translation MPEDVVPGSQQGEPVSAAPCPSTSPGEAVDLECPICYQDYNQYNKSPRMLECLHVFCTECLQRIQLNPCDPADPRGGPQAIPCPLCRHLTPLRTGNTLALPCNSQIMCRLPRVTAFRMPATVSTRVATVTQRVVLSLEGANSSSGGGRDSRFIVLPTVSLQVQQMHPDRPYGAAADLVGEEGVIQQSRRTLLCVQLLAVIFWVLFVITCVVGVVFGPHLFNRKI, from the coding sequence ATGCCAGAGGACGTTGTTCCAGGGTCCCAGCAGGGGGAACCAGTTAGTGCAGCCCCCTGCCCCAGCACCAGCCCCGGGGAGGCTGTAGATTTAGAGTGTCCCATTTGCTACCAAGACTACAACCAGTATAACAAAAGCCCCCGGATGTTGGAGTGCCTCCATGTCTTCTGCACAGAGTGCCTGCAGAGGATCCAGCTCAACCCCTGTGACCCCGCTGACCCCCGCGGCGGCCCACAAGCCATTCCCTGTCCCCTCTGCCGCCATTTAACCCCTCTGCGCACTGGGAACACCCTCGCTTTACCCTGCAACTCCCAAATCATGTGCAGGCTGCCCCGCGTGACGGCCTTCCGGATGCCGGCGACAGTTTCCACACGCGTGGCGACGGTCACCCAGAGAGTGGTGCTCTCTCTGGAGGGCGCCAACAGCAGCAGCGGAGGCGGCAGGGACAGCCGCTTCATCGTCCTGCCCACCGTCAGCCTGCAGGTGCAGCAGATGCACCCGGACAGGCCGTACGGCGCGGCCGCGGACCTGGTGGGCGAGGAGGGGGTCATACAGCAGAGCCGGAGGACCCTGCTGTGCGTGCAGCTGCTGGCCGTCATATTCTGGGTGCTCTTTGTGATCACCTGCGTGGTCGGCGTGGTGTTTGGACCGCACTTGTTCAACAGGAAAATCTAA